Genomic DNA from Streptomyces sp. GS7:
GTCCCGCAGGTCACTGTCCCCTCCACCGTTCAAGAAGGAGGCCGCTCGCGTGAGCGTGCTCGATGAGATCATCGACGGAGTCCGCGCCGACCTCGCAGAGCGGCAGGCGCGCGTCAGCCTCGACGAGCTCAAGGAGCGGGCCCGCAAGGCGCGCCCGGCGAAGGACGGTGTCGCCGCCCTCAAGGGCGAGAGCGTCACGGTGATCTGCGAGGTCAAGCGGTCCAGCCCGTCCAAGGGCGCGCTCGCCGCGATCGCCGACCCCGCGGGCCTGGCCGCCGACTACGAAGCGGGCGGCGCCGCCGTCATCTCCGTACTCACCGAGCAGCGCCGCTTCGGGGGCTCGCTGGCCGACCTGGAGGCGGTCCGCGCCAAGGTCGACATCCCCGTCCTGCGCAAGGACTTCATCGTCACCGCCTACCAGCTGTGGGAGGCCCGTGCCTACGGTGCCGACCTGGCGCTGCTGATCGTCGCCGCGCTGGAGCAGGAGGCGCTGGTCTCGCTCATCGAGCGGGCCGAGTCGATCGGGCTGACGCCGCTGGTCGAGGC
This window encodes:
- the trpC gene encoding indole-3-glycerol phosphate synthase TrpC — protein: MSVLDEIIDGVRADLAERQARVSLDELKERARKARPAKDGVAALKGESVTVICEVKRSSPSKGALAAIADPAGLAADYEAGGAAVISVLTEQRRFGGSLADLEAVRAKVDIPVLRKDFIVTAYQLWEARAYGADLALLIVAALEQEALVSLIERAESIGLTPLVEAHDEEEVARAVDAGARIIGVNARDLKTLEVDRNTFARVAPEIPDHIVKVAESGVRGPHDLIAYANEGADAVLVGESLVTGKDPRTAVADLVAAGSHPAIRHGRD